The Halogeometricum rufum genome has a segment encoding these proteins:
- a CDS encoding DUF7116 family protein: protein MPPVSMPPAEEARSIFSRLGYDVSGDGQEFVAERKWRTVQVTVLDADSNLRGRRAVTDGGEAREYPLRCFVTWKEAAGDLRGQLTAADPSYEWAVIGVDGDDRDDYDVVLPEAR, encoded by the coding sequence ATGCCCCCTGTCAGCATGCCACCGGCGGAGGAGGCCCGGTCGATATTCAGTCGACTCGGGTACGACGTCTCGGGCGACGGACAGGAGTTCGTCGCAGAGCGCAAGTGGCGGACCGTTCAGGTGACCGTACTCGACGCCGACTCGAACTTGCGTGGCCGACGCGCGGTCACAGACGGCGGCGAGGCGCGCGAGTATCCGCTTCGATGCTTCGTCACCTGGAAGGAGGCAGCAGGGGACCTTCGCGGACAACTCACCGCCGCCGACCCGTCCTACGAGTGGGCGGTCATCGGCGTCGACGGTGACGACAGAGACGACTACGACGTGGTGCTCCCCGAAGCACGCTGA
- a CDS encoding DUF5816 domain-containing protein, with protein sequence MAAELEGVQTDDGRTVYVDHGLVERGAQGPFFVVFVTEDRDTRWGYFCGNCDSLDTAMDTMGRVECNVCGNIRKPDEWDAAHE encoded by the coding sequence ATGGCCGCCGAACTCGAAGGAGTGCAGACCGACGACGGACGCACCGTGTACGTCGACCACGGACTGGTCGAACGCGGCGCACAGGGTCCGTTCTTCGTCGTCTTCGTCACGGAGGACCGCGACACGCGCTGGGGTTACTTCTGCGGGAACTGCGACTCGCTCGACACCGCGATGGACACGATGGGGCGCGTCGAGTGCAACGTCTGCGGGAACATCCGCAAACCCGACGAGTGGGACGCCGCCCACGAGTGA
- a CDS encoding HesB/IscA family protein, whose translation MSTETVDGGTETTVTVTESAASEALQLMESEGMDTDIAGLRLFVQQGGCAGLSYGMRFDHEPEDDDAIVEQKGLRVFVDPASQNYIGGSTLQFEGGLQGAGFHVENPNVVSECGCGESFRT comes from the coding sequence ATGAGTACCGAGACGGTCGATGGTGGAACCGAGACGACCGTGACCGTGACCGAGTCGGCGGCGTCAGAGGCCCTGCAGTTGATGGAGTCCGAAGGGATGGACACCGACATCGCCGGTTTGCGCCTGTTCGTCCAGCAGGGCGGCTGTGCGGGCCTGTCGTACGGGATGCGGTTCGACCACGAACCCGAGGACGACGACGCCATCGTCGAGCAAAAGGGGCTCCGCGTGTTCGTGGACCCGGCGAGCCAGAACTACATCGGCGGGTCGACCCTCCAGTTCGAGGGCGGCCTGCAGGGGGCGGGCTTCCACGTCGAGAACCCGAACGTCGTCTCCGAGTGCGGGTGCGGCGAGTCGTTCCGGACCTGA
- a CDS encoding class I SAM-dependent DNA methyltransferase — MSPRPRPPSFADACARVVTDPDAEHSLSTTLAPVQARIAVSEDRAARGAARAELLRARLPPDVDRVLELGCGTGTLLERLSTTYDAVGVDSHAALLSFAAARGESVVRGDPTDPPFRPAFDAVCAFDHLTARRSLAAVCAGAYASLRPGGIVAFDALADVRAAASSGVETFRGARYVLERSVDVARSPPVVNADYRVTDLRTGEVGVTSERTALRVTDAAAVRSALEAAGFDDVDVLDDAGDDGELLVTAVRPVETAG; from the coding sequence ATGTCCCCCCGACCCCGCCCCCCGTCGTTCGCCGACGCCTGCGCCCGGGTGGTGACCGACCCGGACGCCGAGCACTCGCTCTCGACGACGCTGGCACCCGTGCAGGCGCGCATCGCCGTCTCCGAGGACCGGGCGGCCCGCGGGGCGGCGCGGGCCGAACTGCTCCGGGCGCGCCTGCCGCCCGACGTCGACCGCGTCCTCGAACTCGGTTGCGGGACGGGGACGCTGCTTGAGCGACTCTCGACCACGTACGACGCCGTCGGCGTCGACAGCCACGCCGCCCTCCTGTCGTTCGCCGCCGCGCGGGGGGAGTCGGTGGTCCGCGGCGACCCGACGGACCCGCCGTTCAGGCCGGCGTTCGACGCGGTCTGCGCGTTCGACCACCTCACGGCGCGCCGGTCCCTCGCGGCGGTGTGCGCGGGCGCGTACGCGTCGCTCCGACCCGGCGGCATCGTCGCCTTCGACGCCCTCGCGGACGTTCGCGCGGCCGCCTCGTCCGGCGTCGAGACGTTCCGCGGCGCGCGGTACGTCCTCGAACGCTCCGTGGACGTGGCGCGCAGTCCGCCCGTGGTCAACGCCGACTACCGCGTGACCGACCTGCGGACCGGCGAGGTTGGCGTCACCTCCGAACGGACCGCGCTCCGCGTGACGGACGCGGCGGCGGTCCGGAGCGCACTCGAAGCGGCCGGATTCGACGACGTGGACGTTCTGGACGACGCGGGCGACGACGGCGAACTGCTCGTGACGGCGGTGCGACCGGTCGAGACGGCGGGGTGA
- the hisD gene encoding histidinol dehydrogenase produces the protein MQLTVREVAELSPDERAAFFERDAGVAEVRSDVRDIVSRVREEGDVAVRNFCREFDGVEVGNLDVTDDAERAAEEIADDVREAIETAAANVREFHERQVPDDWRDSFDAGELGRRFRPLDRVGVYAPGGTAAYPSSVLMGVVPAKVAGVEHVAVVTPPGDPVNPITLAAAHVAGADRIYSVGGAQGVAALAYGTETVKAVQKVVGPGNKWVTAAKAEVRGDVDIDFLAGPSEVLVVADETCDPEFVAADLVAQAEHDPNASVVAVTDDRAVADAVRDAVERQTEGRAREDTIRAALENDASGVLVARSMSEAVLFAEEYAAEHLSIQADDDEALLDRISNAGSVFLGPYTPVAAGDYASGTNHVLPTSGGAKRYGGLSVETFLRSTTVQRLDEGALSGLSDTITTLAEAEGLEAHAESVRARFGDETPDGSDDAGDAA, from the coding sequence ATGCAACTCACCGTTCGGGAGGTGGCCGAACTCTCGCCGGACGAACGCGCGGCGTTCTTCGAACGGGACGCCGGCGTCGCGGAGGTACGGTCGGACGTGCGCGACATCGTCTCGCGCGTCCGCGAGGAGGGCGACGTGGCGGTCCGGAACTTCTGCCGCGAGTTCGACGGCGTCGAAGTCGGTAACCTCGACGTGACCGACGACGCCGAACGCGCCGCCGAGGAGATAGCCGACGACGTGCGCGAGGCCATCGAGACGGCCGCCGCGAACGTCCGCGAGTTCCACGAACGGCAGGTGCCCGACGACTGGCGCGATTCGTTCGACGCGGGGGAACTCGGGCGTCGCTTCCGACCGCTGGACCGCGTCGGCGTCTACGCCCCCGGCGGGACGGCGGCGTACCCCTCCAGCGTCCTCATGGGTGTCGTCCCCGCGAAGGTGGCCGGCGTCGAACACGTGGCCGTCGTCACGCCGCCCGGCGACCCCGTCAACCCAATCACGCTGGCCGCGGCGCACGTCGCCGGCGCGGACCGCATCTACAGCGTCGGGGGCGCGCAGGGCGTCGCCGCCCTCGCCTACGGGACGGAGACGGTGAAGGCGGTCCAGAAGGTGGTCGGCCCGGGCAACAAGTGGGTGACGGCGGCGAAGGCCGAGGTGCGCGGCGACGTGGACATCGACTTCCTCGCCGGCCCCTCCGAGGTGCTGGTCGTCGCCGACGAGACCTGCGACCCCGAGTTCGTCGCCGCCGACCTGGTGGCGCAGGCCGAACACGACCCGAACGCCTCCGTCGTCGCCGTGACGGACGACCGGGCGGTGGCCGACGCGGTTCGCGACGCCGTCGAACGGCAGACCGAGGGTCGCGCGCGCGAGGACACCATCCGCGCCGCGTTGGAGAACGACGCCTCCGGCGTCCTCGTCGCCCGGTCGATGTCCGAGGCCGTCCTGTTCGCCGAGGAGTACGCCGCCGAACACCTGTCGATTCAGGCCGACGACGACGAGGCGCTGCTGGACCGAATCTCGAACGCCGGGAGCGTCTTCCTCGGCCCGTACACGCCCGTCGCGGCCGGCGACTACGCCTCCGGGACGAACCACGTCCTGCCCACCTCCGGCGGCGCGAAGCGCTACGGTGGCCTCTCCGTCGAGACGTTCCTCCGGTCGACGACGGTCCAGCGTCTCGACGAGGGCGCGCTGTCGGGTCTCTCGGACACCATCACGACGCTGGCCGAGGCCGAAGGACTGGAGGCTCACGCCGAGAGCGTCCGGGCCCGCTTCGGCGACGAGACGCCGGACGGGAGCGACGACGCGGGCGACGCGGCGTAG
- a CDS encoding endonuclease/exonuclease/phosphatase family protein, which produces MTAEPVRVLSFNVRYDTDDDGPDAWPHRRDDAVRLVRYHRPDVVCLQEPLEHQLDAFRDELDGYEWVAETRTGDDNPGVTDEHVPVGYDADRFSLADAETFWLSETPETPGSVGWDADLPRILTRATLEDGDGETLHVGSVHLDNKGPRARLEGARVARDRLAALDGPVVLAGDCNATPDSDPYEALTETFADAMAVAEYGHHGPTKTMHRFTGDPTDRIDYVFVRDCDVRLSATLTDRTDEGSYPSDHFPVAADVVPR; this is translated from the coding sequence ATGACCGCCGAACCGGTTCGCGTGCTGAGCTTCAACGTCCGCTACGACACCGACGACGACGGCCCGGACGCGTGGCCGCACCGCCGCGACGACGCCGTCCGCCTCGTCCGCTATCACCGCCCGGACGTGGTCTGCCTGCAGGAACCCCTCGAACACCAACTCGACGCGTTCCGCGACGAACTGGACGGCTACGAGTGGGTCGCCGAGACGAGAACCGGTGACGACAACCCCGGCGTGACGGACGAACACGTCCCCGTCGGCTACGACGCCGACCGTTTCTCCTTGGCGGACGCGGAGACGTTCTGGCTCTCGGAGACGCCCGAGACGCCCGGCAGCGTCGGCTGGGACGCCGACCTGCCGCGCATCCTCACGCGGGCGACGCTCGAAGACGGGGACGGGGAGACGCTCCACGTCGGCAGCGTCCACCTCGACAACAAGGGACCGCGGGCGCGACTCGAAGGCGCGAGAGTCGCCCGGGACCGACTCGCCGCGCTCGACGGCCCGGTCGTCCTCGCGGGCGACTGCAACGCGACGCCCGATTCCGACCCGTACGAGGCGCTGACGGAGACGTTCGCCGACGCGATGGCGGTCGCCGAGTACGGCCACCACGGGCCGACGAAGACGATGCACCGGTTCACCGGCGACCCGACTGACCGCATCGACTACGTGTTCGTCCGCGACTGCGACGTGCGACTCTCCGCGACGCTGACCGACCGGACCGACGAGGGGTCGTACCCCTCCGACCACTTCCCCGTCGCGGCGGACGTGGTGCCGCGGTAG
- a CDS encoding NAD(P)/FAD-dependent oxidoreductase, whose product MTHSDESDPFAARLDPATRRAARDRGGSAVVVGGAMAGLAAAHALQSLDWDVVLYERQPYAEKRVNCGEAMTDAESIPLPKTPEYGFAHSPPAFEVDVYTGDSDSRTLAGRGVFPSSNAYVTDRNVVEQRWAELLGQKGVDVRESTGVTKAEFRDFSDRFDLVVDATGQPSMASKVDGTTGEYAGRMTALNAEVAGDFSALYPNSRILFENYLGYAWAFPKSESRANVGIGWAQDNLPDDYYQSFVAACERNGWPVPDRSATNVYTIPRGPSLDPERTWDADRRVARVGDAAGVANRFTGKGISQAVESSYLLAELAAADRLDDYPDELYGRMKNEYRLAYIVRGALEDGRPDILGGVMDAVSGIDVEAVDREPKHAFSRLVRHPILLAKLAANPTMLSRLLDAYTDDWEFRAASA is encoded by the coding sequence ATGACACATTCCGACGAGTCGGACCCGTTCGCCGCCCGACTCGACCCTGCGACGCGCCGCGCGGCCCGGGACCGCGGCGGGTCCGCCGTCGTCGTCGGCGGAGCGATGGCGGGACTCGCCGCCGCGCACGCCCTGCAGAGCCTCGACTGGGACGTCGTGCTGTACGAACGCCAGCCGTACGCCGAGAAGCGCGTCAACTGCGGCGAGGCGATGACCGACGCCGAGTCAATCCCCCTGCCCAAGACGCCCGAGTACGGCTTCGCCCACAGTCCGCCCGCGTTCGAGGTGGACGTGTACACCGGCGACAGCGACTCGCGGACGCTCGCCGGGCGAGGGGTCTTCCCCTCCTCGAACGCCTACGTCACCGACCGGAACGTGGTCGAACAGCGGTGGGCCGAACTGCTGGGACAGAAGGGCGTCGACGTCCGCGAGTCCACCGGCGTCACGAAGGCGGAGTTCCGCGACTTCTCGGACCGGTTCGACCTCGTGGTGGACGCGACGGGTCAACCGTCGATGGCGAGCAAGGTGGACGGCACGACGGGCGAGTACGCCGGGCGGATGACCGCGCTGAACGCCGAGGTGGCGGGGGACTTCTCGGCGCTGTATCCGAACTCGCGCATCCTCTTCGAGAACTACCTCGGGTACGCGTGGGCGTTCCCCAAGTCGGAGTCGCGCGCGAACGTCGGCATCGGGTGGGCGCAGGACAACCTCCCCGACGACTACTACCAGTCGTTCGTCGCGGCGTGCGAGCGCAACGGCTGGCCGGTTCCGGACCGGTCGGCGACGAACGTCTACACCATCCCGCGCGGGCCGAGTCTCGACCCCGAGCGAACGTGGGACGCCGACCGACGCGTCGCCCGCGTCGGCGACGCCGCCGGCGTCGCCAACCGCTTCACGGGAAAGGGTATCTCGCAGGCCGTCGAGTCCTCGTACCTCCTCGCGGAACTCGCCGCGGCGGACCGCCTCGACGACTACCCCGACGAACTGTACGGCCGGATGAAGAACGAGTATCGCCTCGCGTACATCGTCCGCGGCGCGTTGGAGGACGGCCGCCCGGACATCCTCGGCGGCGTGATGGACGCCGTCTCCGGCATCGACGTGGAGGCGGTGGACCGAGAGCCGAAGCACGCGTTCTCCCGCCTCGTTCGCCACCCCATCCTTCTCGCCAAACTCGCCGCGAACCCGACGATGCTCTCGCGCCTCCTCGACGCCTACACCGACGACTGGGAGTTCAGAGCGGCCAGCGCCTGA
- a CDS encoding Gfo/Idh/MocA family protein — MYNAAIVGCGVVGGRLAESFDEHPETTVWGACDLVASKAEAFAETYDCAAFTDYREMIRDDAVDVVYVGVPPAVHRDVVAFALDHDRHVVCEKPLAEDAEEGERMVERERATDRQTAVNLPFRYTPGFVEMRERVAAGAVGTPKRVSLDFRFPQWPREWQDVEWLRSREQGGPLREVGTHFLFGVHELFGPVERVNAAVAYAGPDACEESVVGHFEVDGVHGSIDLLCDHDGAEENSITVVGSASSLTLVEWYRLLENRGLPDERVLNETRERTTLTLVDEFVTAVEGGDADLVSFAEANRVQRVVDAVFASDWETVEP; from the coding sequence ATGTACAACGCCGCTATCGTCGGCTGCGGAGTCGTCGGCGGGCGCCTCGCGGAGTCGTTCGACGAACACCCGGAGACGACCGTCTGGGGGGCCTGCGACCTCGTCGCCTCGAAGGCCGAGGCGTTCGCCGAGACGTACGACTGTGCCGCGTTCACCGACTACCGCGAGATGATACGTGACGACGCGGTGGACGTCGTCTACGTGGGCGTCCCGCCCGCGGTCCACCGGGACGTCGTCGCGTTCGCCCTCGACCACGACAGACACGTGGTCTGCGAGAAACCCCTCGCCGAGGACGCCGAGGAGGGAGAGCGGATGGTCGAACGCGAACGCGCGACCGACCGGCAGACGGCGGTCAACCTCCCGTTCCGCTACACGCCGGGGTTCGTGGAGATGCGCGAACGCGTCGCCGCGGGCGCGGTGGGGACGCCGAAGCGAGTCTCCCTCGACTTCCGATTCCCGCAGTGGCCGCGCGAGTGGCAGGACGTCGAGTGGCTCAGAAGCCGCGAACAGGGGGGTCCCCTCCGCGAGGTGGGGACGCACTTCCTGTTCGGCGTCCACGAACTGTTCGGACCGGTCGAACGGGTCAACGCCGCCGTCGCGTACGCCGGTCCCGACGCCTGCGAGGAGTCCGTCGTCGGCCACTTCGAGGTGGACGGCGTCCACGGCAGCATCGACCTGCTGTGCGACCACGACGGCGCGGAGGAGAACTCGATAACCGTCGTCGGGTCGGCGTCGTCGCTCACGCTGGTCGAGTGGTACCGACTGCTGGAGAACCGCGGACTGCCAGACGAGAGAGTCCTGAACGAGACGCGCGAACGGACGACGCTGACGCTCGTGGACGAGTTCGTGACCGCCGTCGAGGGCGGCGACGCCGACCTGGTGTCGTTCGCCGAGGCCAACCGGGTGCAACGCGTCGTCGACGCCGTCTTCGCCTCGGACTGGGAGACGGTCGAACCGTAG
- a CDS encoding DUF6069 family protein, which produces MQFTTTRTAAPTTASDLARRATFGVVTALVLAFAVRLLVGVLDVNLGVAGPTTPFAAAPILGSTVVAGIGAAVVYAALARFTARPTRNFVAAAAVVFAVMLVPVFAFTPSLGVTAAGQAVLVVLHAVVAAPLVAFVVGAVRV; this is translated from the coding sequence ATGCAATTCACGACCACTCGAACGGCGGCACCGACGACGGCGAGCGACCTCGCCCGACGGGCGACGTTCGGCGTCGTGACCGCTCTCGTCCTCGCGTTCGCGGTCCGACTCCTCGTCGGCGTCCTCGACGTGAACCTCGGCGTCGCGGGGCCGACCACGCCGTTCGCCGCGGCCCCGATACTGGGTAGCACCGTCGTCGCCGGCATCGGCGCGGCCGTGGTCTACGCGGCCCTCGCCCGGTTCACGGCGCGGCCGACCCGGAACTTCGTCGCCGCCGCCGCCGTCGTGTTCGCGGTCATGCTCGTCCCGGTGTTCGCGTTCACGCCGTCGCTGGGCGTCACCGCCGCGGGACAGGCCGTCCTCGTCGTCCTCCACGCCGTCGTCGCGGCCCCTCTGGTCGCGTTCGTCGTCGGCGCGGTGCGCGTCTGA